From Clostridia bacterium:
TACATCATTTATTAATACGTCATATATTGATTTCTCTACTGCCTTTTTATCTACTCCAAGACCACTTGTAGTATTACCTTGTGGATCTATATCAATAACAAGAACCTTTTTGCCTTTATAGGCCAGGCATGAGCTAAGATTAACTGCCGTTGTAGTTTTTCCTACCCCACCCTTTTGGTTTGCTATTGCAATTACTTTTGCCACAACCTCACACTCCTTAATTCTATAAAAACTGTAATTCTTGTTTTTCTTTAGGTCACTTAAATGATTATATCATAGTACTTCACGAGCCGCAACAAAAGTACTTACGAACACAAAGTCCGATTTTTCATAGTCTGGATAATTTTAATAAATTGTAGTTATAGATCGGAAAAATTAATAGTAAATAGATAAAAAATACCTATGCCATATAAGCCTTTATTTATCACTGTTTCAAAAATGTTTCACGTGAAACAATGTATATTTTACAAATTACTGAATATAATGTTTTGAATAATATTAGAGACAATAAGAATATGGGAGACGAATAAATGTATAAAACTATAATCTCGACCTTTTTACTTGTTTTTCTTGCAGAACTCGGAGATAAAACTCAATTATCTACCATGCTTCTTGCTTCTAAATCAAAATCTATCTGGTATGTTTTTATTGGCTCGGCATGTGCTTTAGTTTTATCATCTCTTTTAGGAGTTTTGGCTGGTTCTGTTATCAATAAATTTATACCTGCATTTTATGTACAGCTATTTTCCGGCATTGCATTTATAATCATAGGAGTCTTATTAGTATCTGGAAAAATATAAAGCAAGGAGTTATCCTTGCTTTATATTTTTATTTTATTTATTATTAATTTTTATATATCGAGATTTGCAGCCATCTTTGCATATGCTTGTATAAATTCTTTCCGGGGTTCAACTTTATCCCCCATGAGTGTCGTAAATATTTCATCTGCTGCTACTGCGTCTTCCAATTCTACTTTTAATATTGTTCTTGAATCAGGATTCATTGTTGTTTCCCAAAGCTGATCCGGATTCATTTCCCCAAGACCCTTATATCTTTGTATACTGCAATCCTCTTTTCTCCATCCTTTTTCCTTTACTATTTTTTCTACCTCTTTTTCATTATATGCGTAAAAATCTTCCTTACCTTTTGCTACTTTAAATAAAGGCGGCTGTGCTATATATACATGTCCATTTTCTACTAGTGGTTTCATATATCTAAAGAAGAATGTAAGTAAAAGTGTTCTGATATGTGATCCGTCGACATCAGCATCTGCCATTATTATTACTTTATGATATCTTAATTTTGATACATCAAAATCATCACCTATTCCTGATCCTAAAGCAGTTATTACCGGAAGAAGCTTTTCATTATCATATACTTTATCCAATCTGGCTTTTTCTACATTCATCATCTTTCCCCATAGTGGTAGAATTGCCTGATATCTTCTTTCTCTTCCCTGCTTAGCCGATCCCCCGGCTGAATCTCCCTCTACGATGTATATCTCACATAATGATGGATCTCTCTCCGAACAATCTGCTAGTTTTCCAGGCAAAGTATTTGTTTCGAGTACACTCTTTCTTCTTGTCAGTTCCCTTGCTTTACGTGCAGCTTCCCTTGCTCTTGCAGCAGTAAGAGACTTTTCAAGAATTACCTTTGAAATTGATGGATTCTCCTCAAGAAAATCTGTGAGCTTTTCACTAACTACATTTTCTACCAAGCTTCTTATTTCACTATTTCCTAATTTCGTTTTTGTCTGTCCCTCAAACTGAGGTTCAGAAATCTTTACACTGATTACTGCTGTTAAGCCTTCTCTTACATCTTCTCCAGAAAGATTTTTATCATTATCTTTAATAATATTATATTTTCTTGCATAATCATTAAATACTTTTGTTATTGCAGCCTTGAAGCCGGTCATATGAGTACCGCCTTCTGTTGTTTCTATATTATTCGCGAAACTATATATATTTTCTACATACGTATCATTGTACTGCATTGCTATTTCCACATATGAAGTATCTCTACTACCTTCTATATATATAGGTTTCTGATGTATTACTTCCTTATTTCTGTTCATATATTCTACAAAGGAAATAATACCGCCTTCATAATGCAGGTTTTTAACTACTCTTTCTTCAGGTCTGTCATCAATAAGTCTGATAGTTATTCCTTTATTCAGAAAAGCCATTTGTCTGAATCTAGTCAGAAGAGTATCAAAATCAAATACGAGGTCTTCAAAGACTTCGTTATCAGGCTTAAATACAGTTTTTGTTCCAGTTATATCAGTATGTCCCACTATTTCAATTTCAGATACAGTTTTTCCTCTTTCATACCTTTGTTTATATATGTTACCATCTCTGGAAACTTCCACTTCCAAATACTCTGAAAGGGCGTTTACAACTGAAGCTCCTACACCATGAAGTCCCCCCGATACCTTATATCCTTCTCCTCCAAATTTTCCGCCGGCATGAAGAACTGTATGAACTACTTCTACAGTAGGTATTCCCATTTTAGGGTGAATTCCGACAGGTATCCCTCTTCCGTTATCTATATTTGTTATAGAGTTATCTTTATTTATAGTAATTTCTATTTCAGTACAATATCCTGCCAAAGCTTCGTCTATGCTGTTGTCTACTATCTCATAGACAAGGTGGTGAAGCCCTCTTATAGAGGTACTTCCTATATACATTCCCGGTCTCTTTCTTACTGCTTCCAGACCTTCTAATACCTGTATCTGACTCTCATCATAGGATACATTTACTTTTTCATTTTCCAGCATTTTTTATGTTATCCTCCTAACAAAACCTATTATCCTTAATACAATAACCCTATTACAGAAGTACTTATTAATATTATCTTATCGCTTCAAATCAAATTCTCTATCTACTATTACAAATTTTTCTCTATCCATAACTATAGGTTTACAGATTGGATATTTCATCAATATATCCGGATCTCTTCTGAAGAGTAACCGAAGATATGGGAGAAAGGTATATTTTACTCTTTTTGTCATACTCAGTTATAATAAAAGATTTTGGCAAATCGTGTGAAATACTTTCTATAAACCCTTCCTCTTCAGCTATTTTCAGAAATTCTTTCGTATCCTTGGATATGGTTGTAGTTTCAATATCCATTATTGCTATTATATTTTTTACAGGGATTACTACATCCCCTCCTATATGCAAAAACATATTTTCCTCCATTAACCAACATCAATTAGCTATATATATTTTATCCTAATTACCTTATAAGTGCAAATTTTTACTGTATGTTAATTATTTTCCTCTATAGACTTCTTTATTTCAGTTACTTCTCCCTTTTTTATATTAAAGAATGTGTATTCTGTTTTATCTCTTTTTTTAAAAAATTCTGAATCTGTACAGGTGATGAATGTCTGTATATGTCTCATATTCTCCATCAAATACTCCTGCCTATTGTTATCAAGTTCAGACATTACATCATCTAACAATAAAACAGGATACTCTCCTATTTCTTCTTTCATTATTTCCATTTCAGCAAGCTTTATAGATAACACGGCAGTTCTTTGTTGCCCCTGTGATCCATAGAGTTTTAAACTCATATCATTCAGCCGAATTTCATAATCATCCCTTTGTGGGCCATATAATGTAGATTGTTTTAATATTTCTTTGTTAATGTTCTTTTTCAGTGTGTTAGTGAATTCTTCTTTAATATCCTTTTCATCAAAATCTTTTATTGCTATAGAAGGACTGTACTTAATTTTTAGACTTTCCTGTCCCCCTGCCAATCTTCTGTGGCTTTCCTCTATATATTTATTCAGCTTTTTTATAAACTCATGGCGTACTTTCATTATTTTTGTTCCTATAATTGCCATATTCATATTCCATACTTCCAAAGTATCAATTAAATTTCTGTTTTTTTGTATATCTTTCAAAAGTATGTTTCTCTGATGAAGTACCTTTGCATACTGCTGCAAATCATAAAAATATGATGGCCTTAACTGACTTAGTGTAATGTCAATAAATCTTCTCCTTTCGGAAGGACCTTCTTTAATTATCATAAGATCTTCCGGAGAGAATATTATCGCATTTAAATTCCCTATTAGATTACCTATCTTTTTTATTGGTATTTCATTAATCTTAATCCTTTTCTTCTGTTCTTTTTCGTATAACACTTCTATTTGGGATTCCATACTCTGTTTTTTATACTCAACCTTTATAAGAAATCCACTTTCATTTATTCTAATAAGATCTGTGTCTTTTGATGTACGGTGCGATCTGCCTGATGCACATAAAAAAATTGCCTCAAGAATATTTGTTTTTCCTTGAGCATTTTCTCCAAAAATAATATTAAAGTTATTACCAAATTTTATATCAATCTTTTCATAATTCCTAAAATTAATTAACTTTAACTTTTCTATATGCAAATTAAGACCTCCATACTACATTTGTCTAAACACACATTTTATCCAATTTTAAATATTTTTCCCTCTATCTCCACAGTATCCCCGCTTCTTAGTTTTTTTCCCCTCTTTATTTCTACATTTCCGTTTACTTTTACTATCCCTTCTGCAATTACATTCTTTGCATCAGCACCTGTATCAACTGCCCCTATCCATTTTAAAAACTGATCCAATTTTATAAATTCTGTATTAATAGTAATTGTTTCCATATATACACCTTCCTTTACGAACATTTGTTCGTATTTTTACATTATATCATTTTTTTATCCTTTTACAAATATTATTTATTATGCTAAATAAAAGGGACAGTAAACTGTCATGCAGTTTAATCTGTCCCTCACTTTCTTAAATACTTTAATCGTTTCTTGTCCTGACAGGAAGAATCATGTAGTTGAAATTATCCCCTTTTACCGGCCTTATAGTACACGGCCCAATATTTGATGTAAAACATATATCTATAGTATCATCTTCTATTATTCTCAAAGCATCTATAAAATATCTGGGATTGAATCCTATATCAAGTTTATTACCTGTCATGTCCACTCTGATCTCTTCCCTTACAGCACCGACATCAGTATTTGATGAAATAATTATCTTATCATCGTTAATACTGAATTTTACCGGGTACTTCTTTTCTTCCATAGTAATTAATGAAGCCCTTTCTATACTTGAAAGCATATCCTTTGTGTTTACTTTTACCTTTGTTTCATGCTCCTGGGGGATTATTCCCCTGTAGTTAAGATATTCTCCTTCCAGCAATCTGGATACAACCTTGCATTTTTTCATATCAAACATTATCTGATTGTTTGAATTATAAATAACCAGTTCATCATCAACAGGTTGGAGTATCTTTACTATCTCATTAAGCGTTTTTCCCGGAACAACAACGTTAAAACTTGCATTTTCATTGCTTATCTCTGTTTTCCTAAGAGCAAGCCTGAAACCATCTATTGAAACAAAAGTAATTTCATTACTTTTGCATTCTATTAGGGAACCTGTTAAAATAGGTCTGTTTTCATCAATTCCTACAGCAAAAATAGTCTGCTTTATCATTTCTCTTATCATTTTCTGATTTACTTTAAAAGCATTTTCTTTCTTTATTTCAGGTATAGCAGGATACCCATCAGCAGGTAAGCCTTTTACCTCAAAATGTGAATTTTCGCATTCAATTACTACCAGGTTATTTTCCTTTACCTCTATCAAAACTTCAGATTCGGGTAGTCTTCTTACTATATCTCCAAACATCTTTGAATTTAAGACAATTTTTCCCTGATTTTTTATGTCTGCATCAACAAAACACTCTATACCAATTTCAAGATCGTTTCCTGTTAGTTTAAAACTATCACCTGCGTCAAGTAAAATTCCCTCAAGTATGGGTAAAGTAGTTTTTGTTGATACTGCTTTCTGAACTATATTAATACCTTCTATTAAATCCTCTTTAGAGCATATTATTTTCATTTTCATGCACCTCCTGCATATTTAACAATCACGCTAAGGTAAATTTGAATTAGGTTTTTTCGGCTTTTTGCTCGAACTTTTCTTTAATATAAATATAAATAAATTTTAGTAATAGTAGTAATAAGTACTGTTGATATTGTGAATAACCTGTACCAGTGTTTATGTTTGTTTAGTTTAGCCTGTTATTAATGTGTTGATTAAATATACTAATTAATTAACAGTTAAGTCACATGTTTTATTAAATTAAAGTTGTCCACACAAACTTGTCCCCATAACCACATGAACTGTTAATAACTTTAATTTTTATATAGCTAATTCTGCTATAATTAACCAATAACAAAGACTAGATTATTTTCCCACTATGTTGCGTTTAAGTTCTTCTATTGCACGCCTGGTATCTGAGTTGTTGCTTATATCCTCAGTTATCTTGTCAAAGGCATGGATTACTGTTGTATGATCTCGTCCTCCAAACTCGTCACCTATCTTAGGAAGAGACATATCGGTAAGTTCTCTGCACAGATACATTGCAATCTGTCTTGGAAATGCAATTTCTCTGTTCCTCTTCTTTGACTTGAACTCTTCAGGCTTTATGTCATAGTATCTGGCTACTGCATTTTGTATAACAGTACTGTTAATAACTTTAGCTTTTGCCACTGTCAGAATATCCTTTAAAGCTTCAGTTGCCAGTTCTACACTTACTTCATGTTCGGTAAGAGAAGAATATGCAATTACTCTATTAAGGGCTCCTTCAAGTTCACGTATATTTGAAGCTATCTTGTCAGCTATGAATACCATAACGTCATTAGGAACATCAAGATTTTCCAGTTGAGCCTTCTTTCTGAGTATAGCTATCCTGGTTTCAAGATCAGGCGGTTGTATATCAGCTATAAGACCCCATTCAAACCTTGAGCGGAGCCTGTCCTCTAATGTAGTAATATCCTTTGGAGGCTTGTCACTTGAAAGAATTATTTGCTTGTTTGCTTCATATAGCGCATTGAAAGTATGGAAAAATTCTTCCTGGGTTCTTTCCTTGCCGCCTATAAACTGGATATCATCTATTAGAAGAATATCAATATTTCTGTATTTTGACCTGAACTCCTCATTCCTGTCGTCTTTAATCGCGTTTATCAATTCATTTGTAAATTTTTCCGAAGATACATACAATACTTTTAAGGATGGATTCTGGCTTAATATATAATGTCCTATAGCATGCATAAGGTGGGTTTTACCCAAACCAACTCCTCCATATATAAACAGAGGGTTATAAGCCTTTGCCGGTGATTCGGCTACTGCTACGGATGCTGCATGGGCTAAACGGTTACTGTTTCCTATTACAAAAGTATCAAAAGTATATTTGGGATTCAATATTGATACAACCAGTTCATCATTCTGGTTATTATCCGATTGGTTATTATATTTGGTATCATCCTGTGATGGGACTACTATATTAACATTGTACTCTTTTGATGTAATCTGTTTGATTGCGTTTTTTATTAATGCCGTATACCTTGATTCTAAAATTCCCTTGTTGAATTCTGCGGGAACACCCAGATTTATGGAGTTTGCATTTAGTGATAATGGTTCTATGGTTTTAATCCAAGTATTAAAGCTTATTTCTGTAAGCTCGTTTTTCAATAAATCCATTGTCCTTTGCCATATATCTGATAATTGGGTATTCATACTATTTCCTCCAAAAGAGTATTGTTATATATAATTATTAACGCATTTACGTATAATTAAGCCCTTATGCAGGGCTTTTAAAGACTGATGATATTAAATTTATGATTTTGTGATAAAAAGTTATTAACAAAAGTTATTAACAACTTTTGTATAGTTTATTAACAAATTGTGTATAAATTCTGTAGTTATTAACACATAATATACAAAAAAACGATAAGTTATCAACAAGCATTAATAATATATCAGACTTTTGTTGATTATTCAATATAATTATAGAAAAGATATCCACAAAAAATATGAAATATTTTTATGTTTATCCACAAAAGACTTTCTTGACATGTATTGTTATTTTAATATATAATTAGCTCGGTGTCTTTAAAAATAATATTGAATATGCGGTTATTTTGTTAAGA
This genomic window contains:
- a CDS encoding TMEM165/GDT1 family protein — its product is MYKTIISTFLLVFLAELGDKTQLSTMLLASKSKSIWYVFIGSACALVLSSLLGVLAGSVINKFIPAFYVQLFSGIAFIIIGVLLVSGKI
- the gyrB gene encoding DNA topoisomerase (ATP-hydrolyzing) subunit B, with product MLENEKVNVSYDESQIQVLEGLEAVRKRPGMYIGSTSIRGLHHLVYEIVDNSIDEALAGYCTEIEITINKDNSITNIDNGRGIPVGIHPKMGIPTVEVVHTVLHAGGKFGGEGYKVSGGLHGVGASVVNALSEYLEVEVSRDGNIYKQRYERGKTVSEIEIVGHTDITGTKTVFKPDNEVFEDLVFDFDTLLTRFRQMAFLNKGITIRLIDDRPEERVVKNLHYEGGIISFVEYMNRNKEVIHQKPIYIEGSRDTSYVEIAMQYNDTYVENIYSFANNIETTEGGTHMTGFKAAITKVFNDYARKYNIIKDNDKNLSGEDVREGLTAVISVKISEPQFEGQTKTKLGNSEIRSLVENVVSEKLTDFLEENPSISKVILEKSLTAARAREAARKARELTRRKSVLETNTLPGKLADCSERDPSLCEIYIVEGDSAGGSAKQGRERRYQAILPLWGKMMNVEKARLDKVYDNEKLLPVITALGSGIGDDFDVSKLRYHKVIIMADADVDGSHIRTLLLTFFFRYMKPLVENGHVYIAQPPLFKVAKGKEDFYAYNEKEVEKIVKEKGWRKEDCSIQRYKGLGEMNPDQLWETTMNPDSRTILKVELEDAVAADEIFTTLMGDKVEPRKEFIQAYAKMAANLDI
- a CDS encoding DUF370 domain-containing protein is translated as MFLHIGGDVVIPVKNIIAIMDIETTTISKDTKEFLKIAEEEGFIESISHDLPKSFIITEYDKKSKIYLSPISSVTLQKRSGYIDEISNL
- the recF gene encoding DNA replication/repair protein RecF — encoded protein: MHIEKLKLINFRNYEKIDIKFGNNFNIIFGENAQGKTNILEAIFLCASGRSHRTSKDTDLIRINESGFLIKVEYKKQSMESQIEVLYEKEQKKRIKINEIPIKKIGNLIGNLNAIIFSPEDLMIIKEGPSERRRFIDITLSQLRPSYFYDLQQYAKVLHQRNILLKDIQKNRNLIDTLEVWNMNMAIIGTKIMKVRHEFIKKLNKYIEESHRRLAGGQESLKIKYSPSIAIKDFDEKDIKEEFTNTLKKNINKEILKQSTLYGPQRDDYEIRLNDMSLKLYGSQGQQRTAVLSIKLAEMEIMKEEIGEYPVLLLDDVMSELDNNRQEYLMENMRHIQTFITCTDSEFFKKRDKTEYTFFNIKKGEVTEIKKSIEENN
- the yaaA gene encoding S4 domain-containing protein YaaA — encoded protein: METITINTEFIKLDQFLKWIGAVDTGADAKNVIAEGIVKVNGNVEIKRGKKLRSGDTVEIEGKIFKIG
- the dnaN gene encoding DNA polymerase III subunit beta — protein: MKIICSKEDLIEGINIVQKAVSTKTTLPILEGILLDAGDSFKLTGNDLEIGIECFVDADIKNQGKIVLNSKMFGDIVRRLPESEVLIEVKENNLVVIECENSHFEVKGLPADGYPAIPEIKKENAFKVNQKMIREMIKQTIFAVGIDENRPILTGSLIECKSNEITFVSIDGFRLALRKTEISNENASFNVVVPGKTLNEIVKILQPVDDELVIYNSNNQIMFDMKKCKVVSRLLEGEYLNYRGIIPQEHETKVKVNTKDMLSSIERASLITMEEKKYPVKFSINDDKIIISSNTDVGAVREEIRVDMTGNKLDIGFNPRYFIDALRIIEDDTIDICFTSNIGPCTIRPVKGDNFNYMILPVRTRND
- the dnaA gene encoding chromosomal replication initiator protein DnaA — translated: MNTQLSDIWQRTMDLLKNELTEISFNTWIKTIEPLSLNANSINLGVPAEFNKGILESRYTALIKNAIKQITSKEYNVNIVVPSQDDTKYNNQSDNNQNDELVVSILNPKYTFDTFVIGNSNRLAHAASVAVAESPAKAYNPLFIYGGVGLGKTHLMHAIGHYILSQNPSLKVLYVSSEKFTNELINAIKDDRNEEFRSKYRNIDILLIDDIQFIGGKERTQEEFFHTFNALYEANKQIILSSDKPPKDITTLEDRLRSRFEWGLIADIQPPDLETRIAILRKKAQLENLDVPNDVMVFIADKIASNIRELEGALNRVIAYSSLTEHEVSVELATEALKDILTVAKAKVINSTVIQNAVARYYDIKPEEFKSKKRNREIAFPRQIAMYLCRELTDMSLPKIGDEFGGRDHTTVIHAFDKITEDISNNSDTRRAIEELKRNIVGK